The Camelina sativa cultivar DH55 chromosome 18, Cs, whole genome shotgun sequence DNA window CTGTGGTGCAAAGATAAGAATTTCTCCCAATGCGAATAAACCAATGAAGGCATACATATTCTTCATCAAGAAAGCAACGAAACAAAACGCTGCGCCAAGTAGAGTTGATGCAGCTAGTAACTGTATACAAGATTAGTTACGAGGTAATCAGAAAAAAGATGATCATTCATTGTAATTAAAAAGGTGTTTTCatgaatttcattttttttaccttgaaGGTGTTTGGAAGTGTAGCGGTAATGCGATCAAGGACATAGCTTCCACCTAATGTTCCAATAATCCCGCAGATGATTGTAAGTCCTCCAAAAATCATGTCTGCGTTTTTCATTTGGTAGATACCAAAACCAGCTTTTGGTCCCCAATATGAGTAAGCTCCAATCACAAAGTTGTAGGTGATGTAACCAAGAACATTTACGATAAACACTTTCTCGCTGAAAAGAGCCTTCAAGTCTTTTCCAAATACGACAAACAGGTTCTTGGATCTGCAACAAAAGGGAATATCAGTATACAAAGTTATGTGTTTGCATAGATCGGAACAATAAAGAGAGGATAGAGAAACTCACTTGggagttttggttttagtttttgaagCTTCTGCATCTGTAGGAGATGCTGAATCAATAGATGTAGAGGGTTTCTTCAAATCTTTATCAGCAAAACCTATACACAACAAAGaggaaaattttaataaaaattggcACAACTTCCAGAAGAAATTATGCAAAAGAAGACTGAAACGCATTTAGTATCTCACCTTTTAGCTGCTGCGGTGGTTTGATACAGAAGGACAAAACAACAAAGATAGCCATTGCAATTGCCTCAATGTAAAACGCCCAACGCCATCCCAAATGGTCACCAATCTAAACAATGAAATCAAATagaatataaacatatagtttCCTCAGATGCAGAAAACTTTTACTCGGAAAAAGAGTTTAGCATAAACTTACGTATCCACCAAACACGTAGCCTAGAGCAACTCCTGCTGGTATACACATGTAGAACAGTCCAAGCCAGAAATTTTTCTggagaaaaagacaaaagaaaatccATTTAAGTTAAGTaaagtagcaaaaaaaaacagtaacagTTTCAGCAGCCGAAGTGAAAACTAACCCTTTCAACAGGTGCACTATCATCGATATACGGTGCTGCAAGACTTATAAAAGAAGCCTCACCAACCCCAACAAACCTATAGGAAagttaagaaagaaaagactGTTAGTTGATAACTTAATATACAGAAACCAGATTGAAAAGGCGGgtaataagaaatatatttactCACATTCGAAAAACAGCGATCATCCAGAAGTTGTAGGAAAACCCGCAACCAAGAGCAGCAATAGTCCAAACAGTTAATCCGACACCGATCAGTTTAAAAGGATTGACTCTGCAAGCAATCATAAAAAGAGAGACATAATCAAAACAATGACTCTTAGGTATACACATACACCTAAAAACAATGACTCttctgtttataaaaaaagtgtATTACCGTTTGGACAATCCAGCGAATATTGGAGAAGCAACAAGAAGTCCAACCATAAACGCAGATGACAAAAGACCATCTTCAAAGTTGGTTAAACTAAACTCTCCCCTGTATCAACAACACAAAAAGGCAAAAGTTATAAGTCATTCccaaaaaacacaatcaaataaaaataaaaaataaaacagaaagaaagaaaaaactaactGGATTCCAGTTCCTGCAGAGCAAACCCCTTTGGCATCGCATGTTTTTGCACTTCCGTTAACACCATTACTAGCGATCACTCCTCGATCCACGTAATTGATCAAGTTAATGAGACATAAGATCGTTACGAATCTACaaccaagaaataaaaaaaaccgtCAAGAGTAAAAGAATcaaatagtaaacaaaaaaaaaaaacaaaaatcaaaaccccaCACAGAGCGCTTAGGTCaaaaattcaatctttgttTTGAGCTACTTCCCAAAAACATGACACAACCTTAAAAAGTTATCAAATCACGAAACTATTGCCCTACTTTTTGGAAATCTAAACTCACCCAAatccataaattttgtttttttttccttcacacAATCACGCTTAAATCGTTTTTCAcaaaaccagagagagagagagagagagagagagagagagagagagagagagagagagagagagagagagagagagagagagagagagagagagagagagagagagagagagagagagagagagagagagagagagagagagagagagagagagagagagagagagagagagagagagagagagagagagagagagagagagagagagagagagagagagagagagagagagagagagagagagagagagagagagagagagagagagagagagagagagagagagagagagagagagagagagagagagagagagagagagagagagagagagagagagagagagagagagagagagagagagagagagagagagagagagagagagagagagagagagagagagagagagagaaatcatAAAATTCATAATTCGTCATCATCGTAATCAACTCGAAAAAcccaccaaaaaagaaacaaaattgatgatcttttttttaCCTTCCCGGAGTCAAAAATCGTTTTTTGGTCGGCGGTGGTGGtgccgtcgtcgtcgtcgtcttcgtcgaAGCTTCTTCTTTAGCCGGAGAATCTCTCAGGCCAACTTTCGtcattatctctctctctttctctatcgcTGTCAGATTCAATTTCACACActctgtctttctttctttactaaaggaagaaaatttgattttgatatatacagagagagagagagagctctctCTTCTATCTCTATTATGAATCCGATTCCTATATTGTTTTgagtatattctttttttttttttttacttatgcaACAAActgtgatttaaaaaaaaaaactctgatttctccaaattttattctattttatcacttcaaaaaataaattcaaaacaatatctatcttcttatcttcttctactTACGGTTTCTAAATTATGGGGAAAAATGGTTGTAATTTTccttttgacccaaaaaaaaaaaaaaaagctgtaagttccttttttattattttgaaataaataaaagctaTTTTTAATACACTTAGGAGTCCAAATGTTAgttggaaaaacaaatcaaacagaCAACCAATTTGACTAAACACACGGACACAACcgtagtagttttttttttctttctttttttaatttccttacTTTGGCCTCTTTATATGACATGGGCACACACAAATTCACAAtcgtatatataaataaaaatgttcaccATCTTGTTTGTAGTTTCAGAGGTTCTtaattgttggatatgggctttgctcCATATGTCAACTCGGCCCAACAAAGACTCACCAGACATAGAAGGAAATTAGTCAATCTCGGAGGGTAATCTCGGCATTTCGCGTTGGGAATCCTAGGGAACCTTCGTTCTACACTCGCCTATAAATAACATCATACATTTATTGAGAGGAGGATCCTGACCCGCAGACAATACCtacagagcaatactttgcatcgaaaactgctaTTGTCTTTCGTATAATTCGTTCTTGCTTTCAGTTCGTCACTTTAAGCTTACTAGTTCGTTTGTGGACTAACAAGCTCTAATCCGACTtgttttaagtgacgatctcacgttctccccgattaataaaagaacttgctagctttttcccacaaaatctttatttgtttaaactgcgtaatccccggtacaaacaattggcgcccaccgtggggcaagaGTAAAGCGTTTCTTTTGACGAATCAAAACCGACGATCCTCACTTCTTCGAAGTCTCAAGAGTCACGACGAACCCCAGCGAAAACTTCAACGAAGCAACGGAGCAGCCAACGGGGCAGCGATGGGGGCGAACAAGAACACGAACTGTCCCCCCGCCGAGCTCCCTGCCGAGCTCCCTGCCGAACTCCCTGCCAAGCCCAACCGAAGCCTCCTTGCCAAGCCCAATCGAAGGCTCACTGCCGAGCACAATCTCTCCGCCGGCGCCCGACGCGCCCTCCGAGCCTCTCGTAGCTGCACACGCCGAAGCCGGACCTGCCGCAGACCAGCTGTTTACCAACGCCGCTGCTCTCCTCACCGCCGCTCTCACCAACGCTACCACTCTCCCACCTCCACCTTCCGCAACGACAACAGTCGAGGGCGCTAATCCGAACAACACAACCTCTACACCAGCGTCCGATGCGCCATCAGAACCTCTCGTTGCCACACATGCCCGTCATCTCAATACCGTAGCTCTAGTTTTCACTGACGGTGCCGCCTTCCCAGCTCCCTTGCTTGCTGGACACAGAAACAACCTCGACGATCTGATGCAGACTATCATCGACAAACTCGTTAGCCAGGACATGCGAACAACTGAGCGACTTGACGCACTCGCTACAACATAAGAAGCATCGCAAGATCATATCAACACGCTCTAGCGACTTAACGCACAAGCGTCGACATGCAAGTAACCTTGCCGACCAGGACACGCTGCCACACCAACTTCCGCCAATCAAAGAACGCTAGGAGAGCCACAGACACCGATCAATGTTCATCATCATAGGTTCTGTCGATGACTACACTACGGTGACACGTTCAACAATAGTCGTAGATAAAAAATCTTAGCATAATCAAATCAACTAACTCCAGCAATAGATGACACACCATCGACTTTGCGAACGCTCAAAGCGCCCATTCTACCTCTAGTAACAGCCATGGGTGATGTAGTAGTCCTCTCGTTAGCCAAAGAAAGATCCATGAAATCACCACTTTTCGCCAAACTCAAGAATGTCGTCAAAATCACGATCGTCGATCAAACCCTCGATGCTGAAACCAAAATCTCCACACTAGAGTTTTACCACGCGCGCGCGTTGGAACCCGTGGGCCCGTTGGAGGCCGACCTCCTTTTCTTGACGCCGAGCCGACCTCGATTCGGTGACTAACGGTGGCAGCACCCTCAACTGTGTTCCCCTAGCGAAAATCATCGATGCCCAAACTTACACGCCCTCGATCGCGCCGCCCTCCAATCCTAAAGGTGTCGACCTCACAAAAGGCGCTGACCCTGTGAGAAGTGCCGACCTCATGAGAGGTGTCGCCGAGCTCGCGATAACCAAACCCGACATCAACGCTCAGCTCCACATCCTCTCGATCGGTCTCAAAGCCAGCCGGATCCAGCTCGGCAGATTCTCGGTCGCTCCGCCCTCCGATTAACAAAGCATCACCACGGGCGGCCTTACAAGAGATACTGATCTCACGAAACGTGCCAATCTCACGAGAGGTGCCGATCTCGCGATGACCAAAACCAGCGTTCATGCTTTCACTCGCGACCCCACCATCCCTTTGCCTATCTCACCTTCTGGTCGCAAATCCGACCTTTACCTCGCTCCCAACCAAGCGAGAATCTGCCGTCTCTCGCTCTCCTATGAGACATCTCCACCCAACAAACCTCGAGATCAACCTCGAGAGCGGTCGCCACCAAGCCGAGATTTGCGCCGACCTCATGATAGCCATCTTCGCCGACCTCATAATGGCCATCCTCGCCGACCTCGATCTCGTATCTCCAAAGAAGATCCGCCTGCTGGCCACGCCGACCCCCACTACAGAGTTCTCTCTGTCCTTGTCGCCCTATACTAACCTCAGATTTGTTTCTTATGATGCCAACCTCGGCCGCCTCCCACCGATCTCTCTCGATCACACGAGAATTGCCGACTTCTCGACCTCCTACCATGAGATCGACGTCAGCAGAATCGACATCTTAACAACGAGCGACCTCACCACTAGCATCATTTGTGCCAACCTCGCAGGAAGTTCCGATCACAAAATCAAGGCCGACCTCACGGTCAACGATCTCTCACCGCAGGTCTCCAAAAGGACCGGTCACCTCTTGCCAACCTCCCATCATGAAATCGGCGGCGCCACCATCAGAGTCGGCGTCGTCGCTCTCCCGCGAATTGCAGACCTCAAACTGCCGATCTATGAGCTTACCCATTCCAACCTCGGGACCACTATGCCGCCCTCCGAGGGTGATCTAAACTGAGGTTTTACCTCTCGCACATGTGGCGATCCCGGTCCTAGGAGAGCCGATCTTATCCTCGTTTCTCCGTTCGCTCCTTTCGATCTCACCGGGACAAACGTCGAAACCAGCGACCATCAACCTCGCTGATCTCGCTTGACGACCGCTGACCACGTCACAACCGAGCTCGTCATCGCCGACCTCACTCCTACCAAAGCAAGGCTCGTGAATGGAATCAGCACTCACATCCCCACTCTCGAACACATGAAAACCATTCTACCGTCCATTAATCTCGTATCGCGAGATAGGAGCTCAAAACGCCGATCGAGAAACCTCTTGTCGATCACGGACCTCAAGTTCGACTTGCCGACCTCTGGGTTCGTTAACTCCGCCGATCTCGATACGCCTACCGGTGCAGCAATCTAACAAGCCGATCCCAACCGGAACATCACCTCTCGCATAAATAGCAACCTCATCCCTCTGATCTCTCAACACCACGAAAACCTCAAGATCTGCCGAGCAAATCCAGATTGCCCTCTCAATCCATGTCAGAGCGGTCTCTTCCTGACTTGGCATTACCAACTTTGCCGCTCTCGATGCGACCAAGACTACCGCGCGCTGATCCCAACTCAGAAAACCCTCTTCCGTCCTCCAAAAAATATCTCGCGCTGATCCCGCGCATGCCGTCCACAAGAAGCTGCCTCCACACAACGACCTCACACTCTATCTCCGCATCATCGACTAGCTCATCAACAGTTTGCAATTTCCGGGTAAAGGCCACCGAGCATAAGACAAATCCCCAACAACCTATGACCGACAACCGCTCTCATCAGGACTATTCAAACATGCTCGCAACAACCCATCTAAGAGTCGGGTTCACGCAAGAGCTCCGCAAACCTTTACAAATAAATGTCGGTTTCACAATGGCCTCGCAGCTCGACATCGATGACCAACTCGCAGCTCAACACCGAAGATCAACGGTGAGTTAAACATCACAATAtcattagtttaaaaaaaaacaaacaaaaaaaaagaacgctcGACATACCGAGCTCATCTGTTCTTCAAAATAAGACATTTacgacaacaaaaaaagttacacTCGCAAGAGTACACTTAGTCAAATAAGCTCTCTCGAACGAGTCCGTCTTAACGAGTGTCCAGATTCTACATTGTCGCCCTGGCCAGGTGTACGATTTAAAACGCGTTCCACATGGATGCAGCGGTGAAATAATTCGCACAAAAAAGCCGAGCCCAGTCTCGCATTCAGCTAGCAGGCGGTCAAGTTTGAATAAGCGAAGTTCTTACTTGCACACTCTTGCCGACCTCGGGGcacccacagggtaagccggacaccagggccgcacctaaaaggtacgacgagctCATCTCAACTACCAACCTAAAACTTGGTATTCGAAACATGTAACAGGGTAAGCCGAGAGACGTCTCGCCCCGTAAAATACATCTCGAAACCAAGCAAAACGCCGAGCAAGTCTCGCACTAGCTTGAGGGCGCCTAGACTAATAAGCCAAGCTCCGGCTTACAAGTTCTTGCTAACCGTAAACACCCACAGGATAAGCCTGACACAAAAGCCGCACCTAAAGGTATGGCGAGTCTGTCTCGCCTACCACTTTACTTTGGTAAAGCACAAAACCGAGTTGCATATGAAACATAAGCTCGCTCCCTCACGGCAACGTCCTCGCGCTTAACGCTCTCGCTCAATGCACTCGCGTTTAACACCTTCGTTCAACGCTCACGCTAGGCGACGTTCTCATGCTCGAcgacgctctcacgctcgacaacgctctcacgctcgacgACGCTCTCACACTCAATACTTTCGCGCTTAATGCCCTAACGTTTAAAACCCTCGCGCTCAACGCCCTCGCGCTCGCCTACCTCACGCTCGACGCTCTCACACTTGTTGCTCTCACGCTCGCCGCTCACTCACGCTCTCGCGCTAGCTACCCTCACGCTCGACACCCTCACGCTTGACTCGCTCGCGCTCGTCGCACTCACGTTCGACGCTCTTGCGCTTGCCTCCCTTGCGTTTGCCACTCTCATTCATGGTGGCGACCTCTACTCTTGTTTTCAGTGAAGACCTACTCTCTTATTCTAGGTGGAGACCTCTACTCTCGATGGCAACATCCACTTTTCTACCTGGTGCAGACCTGCATTCTCAAGTTTGGTGCCGATCTCCACTCTCCAGCTTGGCGCTGACCTCACAACCTTCTCCCGCACTATCACAAGTGCCGAACTCAAATTGACGATCAAACCTCTTCTTGCCGCTCCCATGAGAGGACGTGGTATGCGAGCGCACAACAAAAACACCAATATTAGGANNNNNNNNNNNNNNNNNNNNNNNNNNNNNNNNNNNNNNNNNNNNNNNNNNNNNNNNNNNNNNNNNNNNNNNNNNNNNNNNNNNNNNNNNNNNNNNNNNNNNNNNNNNNNNNNNNNNNNNNNNNNNNNNNNNNNNNNNNNNNNNNNNNNNNNNNNNNNNNNNNNNNNNNNNNNNNNNNNNNNNNNNNNNNNNNNNNNNNNNNNNNNNNNNNNNNNNNNNNNNNNNNNNNNNNNNNNNNNNNNNNNNNNNNNNNNNNNNNNNNNNNNNNNNNNNNNNNNNNNNNNNNNNNNNNNNNNNNNNNNNNNNNNNNNNNNNNNNNNNNNNNNNNNNNNNNNNNNNNNNNNNNNNNNNNNNNNNNNNNNNNNNNNNNNNNNNNNNNNNNNNNNNNNNNNNNNNNNNNNNNNNNNNNNNNNNNNNNNNNNNNNNNNNNNNNNNNNNNNNNNNNNNNNNNNNNNNNNNNNNNNNNNNNNNNNNNNNNNNNNNNNNNNNNNNNNNNNNNNNNNNNNNNNNNNNNNNNNNNNNNNNNNNNNNNNNNNNNNNNNNNNNNNNNNNNNNNNNNNNNNNNNNNNNNNNNNNNNNNNNNNNNNNNCTCTCCTCAGCGCCGCCCTCACATGCGCTGCCGCTCACCCCAGCGCCACTCTCACCAACGCTGCCGCTCACCCCAACGCCACTCTCCCCAATGCTTTGCCCATCCAGAGGAGCGGGCTCGACGNNNNNNNNNNNNNNNNNNNNNNNNNNNNNNNNNNNNNNNNNNNNNNNNNNNNNNNNNNNNGAGCGAGAACGACCATGGCGAGCAGCATGCGAATCCACCGCCCCCTGTGCCGCTGTCCGTCGAAGAACGCTACGAAGGCCACAGACGCCACCCAGCGTCTATAGTCGTAGGATCCATCGATCGACGTAGCAGGCGGGAACCAGCTGACGAACACCAGGACCGTCAAGGCCAGCGGAGCCGAAGCCCACGGACTCCGACATTACCGGCCCGACAGTCTGAGGGAGACCTCAAGGATGAAACAATACGGCGCCTCGAGACGATGCTCCACGAGCTCTCCTCGAGAGTACATCGGGCGACGAGCTCCGCTCCCAATCTCGATCGAGTACTGGAGGAAGTCCAGCGCTCGCCATTTACAGCACGGATCTCCCGCGTTCGCATTNNNNNNNNNNNNNNNNNNNNNNNNNNNNNNNNNNNNNNNNNNNNNNNNNNNNNNNNNNNNNNNNNNNNNNNNNNNNNNNNNNNNNNNNNNNNNNNNNNNNNNNNNNNNNNNNNNNNNNNNNNNNNNNNNNNNNNNNNNNNNNNNNNNNNNNNNNNNNNNNNNNNNNNNNNNNNNNNNNNNNNNNNNNNNNNNNNNNNNNNNNNNNNNNNNNNNNNNNNNNNNNNNNNNNNNNNNNNNNNNNNNNNNNNNNNNNNNNNNNNNNNNNNNNNNNNNNNNNNNNNNNNNNNNNNNNNNNNNNNNNNNNNNNNNNNNNNNNNNNNNNNNNNNNNNNNNNNNNNNNNNNNNNNNNNNNNNNNNNNNNNNNNNNNNNNNNNNNNNNNNNNNNNNNNNNNNNNNNNNNNNNNNNNNNNNNNNNNNNNNNNNNNNNNNNNNNNNNNNNNNNNNNNNNNNNNNNNNNNNNNNNNNNNNNNNNNNNNNNNNNNNNNNNNNNNNNNNNNNNNNNNNCCCCCCGCCGATCTACAGGACGGACCCCGTTCTCCCTTGCGTACGGAATGGAGGCACTTGCACCAGAGGAAATTAGCGTGCCAACCCTGCGACGCTCTATGCTCGTCCATAACCCTGCTCTGAACACAGAAATGATACTCGATACTCTAGATACTCTCGAAGAGGAGCACGGCAGAGCANGCCGAACTCGATCGGAAGCTATCACGAGCTAACAACCGCTTTCCTACAACACCATTCCACGTTCATGATTCGAGGTGCCTCGAATGCCG harbors:
- the LOC104762750 gene encoding probable sphingolipid transporter spinster homolog 1; its protein translation is MTKVGLRDSPAKEEASTKTTTTTAPPPPTKKRFLTPGRFVTILCLINLINYVDRGVIASNGVNGSAKTCDAKGVCSAGTGIQGEFSLTNFEDGLLSSAFMVGLLVASPIFAGLSKRVNPFKLIGVGLTVWTIAALGCGFSYNFWMIAVFRMFVGVGEASFISLAAPYIDDSAPVERKNFWLGLFYMCIPAGVALGYVFGGYIGDHLGWRWAFYIEAIAMAIFVVLSFCIKPPQQLKGFADKDLKKPSTSIDSASPTDAEASKTKTKTPKSKNLFVVFGKDLKALFSEKVFIVNVLGYITYNFVIGAYSYWGPKAGFGIYQMKNADMIFGGLTIICGIIGTLGGSYVLDRITATLPNTFKLLAASTLLGAAFCFVAFLMKNMYAFIGLFALGEILIFAPQAPVNYVCLHCVRPNLRPLSMATSTVLIHILGDVPSSPLYGKMQDRLKNWRKSTLIITSILFLAAIIWGIGIFMNSVDRSNEVSEDDEVVEEEKLESKADNNSPHV